The Arabidopsis thaliana chromosome 5, partial sequence genomic interval AACTTAAATAGCTCATGGACAATAGAAACTTGTAGACTAGCATAGCTCAATTAGAAAGCAGAGTAGGATCCCCACTAGAAAATCATGAACCTGCGACAACAACCAGTAAATAAACGCAATATTTCTCTCTTGTAGGTCCACTTCTGGCCCTTGGACTAGAAAATAGGTAATAACATTCTCAAATGGGGTTCAGTGTTATATGTCCGGATTCCTTTAAGTTGTACTTTAGCTAAACAACAGGGATAACTACCAGGCAGGCTTACTAATCTTATATCTTTAATGCACACCTGAAATTTTGGGAGTCACAAGAACGCAACTTAGAGTCAGCTGTTGGCTTTGGCTGCATAACACGTTGTTCAGGATTCATAATTCTGTTGCCTAGAGTAGCAACAGAccgttttcttttcattcttgTCTCCCATCCTTCACCACCCACAGGTAATCTGCGTATCTTCTCTTCTATTCGCACTGATTCTCCAGAAACACTTGGAGGTGAATCAGAGCCCTTTTCAATAACGTGCTGCCTTGCAAGAGCAGAAATTCTAGCATCCCCCTGACAGCAATAACAGGCAGGAACCAATCAACCATTAAACAACAGTGACGTGGGAGAAATGCTTTTGGAACACAATGATTGAACAATCGagcaaaatattcaaatcttGTGTATTCTAAAAAGATGTTAAAACTCACTAAACATGGAGTGGCGGATGAACAGAATGGAAAAATAGCAATGAAAGTAAAGTAATAAGCAATCTATTGTAGAGTAATAAGCAGCCTCTAGATCTAAAGTGAGGTTTAGATACAAACCCGCACATCTGCGACGGTCGTACGAGCACGCTTGTTTAATCCAAGCATCTTTTTCCTTTCCTCGGATCTTTGAGCCATAATGTCTTGTGTTCTTGGAACCTGGTTTCTGACCTTATCAAAGGTTGCTGCGTCCATTCTCTCACCGGGTGGTATATCATTTCGCCGTCGCTTCTTTGAATTTATTGTCTCCGCGTATTTGTCCAACTTGAATATGTTTTCACTTAGTTTCTTTACTAGATCCCTACAAGGAACCCAAGGTTTTAGTAAATGAGGAATAAGTAGTCTAGCAATCACAACTTATGAAAGAAAGCAAGAAGATCCATACCCAGCTTCTCTGGAAGTATCTAGCACACTTTCTTTAAAATGCTTAAGCTCCTCAGTTGCCACAGGAGGAGAAGGTCTGGGATGAGACATCCCAAAAGAATTATCTTCCGATGAAGCTCTACTAGGAACACCGAGAACCCTTCTAAGCTCTCCTGAACGAGTATAGTTCTGATTCCCTAATCTAATCGGTTCCAATGTTAAAACTTGAGACAAATTTGGGGTATCAGATGACAATCCTATAGTACCCCTGCTCAAATTGTTACCAGAACCTAGCATTATGCCCTTTGGTCTACTTGCTTCACTCCAAAAGCAACTCAAAcctgaaataaaaaaacgagAGTTTCGTAAATCCATAAATACAGTAACATCATCACTCTTACGCACACCACAAGAGCGATATAAGGGAAGCACATAGTAGCAATAAAGGTGTTAACTTTGAAACTAGTAAAACGGATTCTTAAAGACCAAAAAATCGCAATTCTCAAGAATTGAAGAACGATTTCGAGAAATTCTCACCTTTCCATCTAAGCCCAAGCCATGAATCAAAGACAAACAAcacgaaaaccctaaaattccTCAACGCCGGCGAGAAATTggaaaaaccctagaatcgCGGAGAAGAACCCAAAGAAACGAACTTTCGCTATTATTAAGCTCGGAGAATCCAAAAAGCGTAATTCAGACAAAGACCAAAGCTTTGAAAAATATCTCACCCGAAGATTTTCAACGAGGTCAAGCtttcgttgttgttgttttagatcagacggaaaaaaaaaagttcccTTTTAGTCGGATTGTTTTGGTTGGGCGAATTTTGCTACGTCCATTAACATTTATGTACACAGATTGATGACGTCATCATTCTCTCTCAGTTTCACACGGCTTTGACCAATGTGACATTTTTGGTTCGATTTAATGACTATTAGTGGAAGATAACAAGTATTTTATAGTAAATTAATGACTTTCAAGTGGTTTTCATCTTACTTACAAACTTATAATATGCTATAATATTATAATccataaataaaatctattaaatatGCTATATTTTTCGTGGCATCTTGTGTAGAGATGATCATCAGTTGACAAGAAGTGCCTTGATAATGTCTTTGCATTTCTCCTCCTCGGCGTTTAGAAGATGTCCATAACCTAAGACCTCATGGTACTTAATCCATGGAAGCTTCTCTGATATATATCGATTAATTTCGTATGGAATGATTCTGTCTTCCATCCCTTGCCAAACGTGGACCGATCCTTCGCCTTCCGCAAACGGATTTTCTAATTCAGTCGGGTCGAATTCCCATGTCGCGAATCCGGCTATCATGTCCCGGTGAAGACATTCATGGTCTCCTTGTTGTCTAACTTTTTCCTGTGGTTAATATagatcataaaataaaatgtattaaATCTAAATAACATCATTGTCATAAAATGCAATATTGTATAAGGTTAATCATATTACCAAGCCAGGGCGTGgattctccattttcttctttatgacGACCAAATCTTTGTCGCTGCATAACGCATTGTTCCCCGTGACCATACTCGAAGACGGAAATAGTTTTTGGGTCAACCACCAATATAACAACCACGGAACATAATGAGCCACTTTAAACGTCCATTGGTCTTTCTTTGGCATTAGCTCCAACGCTTTACTCAATTTTTCTTGAGGCACTTTAGTCCACCAATAGTTCACAAATGGAACCATTAAGACTGCTCCAGCTAGTCTATGAACCCCACAAAAAGGAACATTAAATTATGAGACAcaaaaaaagtgtaaaaaacagaacatgattCCAACTCTTTATTACCTGTGGGGAATGTATTTGAGGCAACTATAAACCGAGTAAGCACCTAGTGATATACCAAGAACATAGAACTTTGGTCCGATCTTGAGTTTATCGGCGAGTTCTTGAATGTCGTATGCTTCACTCTTAACAGTGCGTGATGGGTGTGGATCACTTTCTCCATATCCTGCTCTATCGTAGAACACAAAGTATATCCCAAGCTCCTCAATTACATCCtgcaaaaaatttaaaaagacacgtcaagaaagaaaaaagaagaagtaatttTTCATTGCATTTAAGATTGTGGTTGCTTCAAAAGTCAATTTTGCGTTTGCGTCTAGATGTGATATGCCTTTCtataaatagcaaaaaaagtgtatattttcaataaaacgTTTTCAGTTcttgaaaaaacataaactcaaATAGCGTTTAGCGTTTACCATTaacaaatactttttttttaagaaccaaAGACACTGAATTCTCatttagccaaaaaaaaaacccaaagaaattaaaacaatatcCTCAATTACATATAGCAAAATAAATGCAAAGTAAAGTATCAAAACTGTATATCTAAAATGGTGAAAATGGGCATGTGACATGTACGAGAGTTAATATTGAGAATAAGAGTGAACCTTAGGGATGGGAAATTCAGTGTCTTTGGAGCTGTTGAAGCCATGAACGACAATGATCTTGTAGTTAGCATTGTCTCTATCAACCCCAGATTCTCTATAAGCAAGATATCTTCCATCACTGAGCTTGATTCTCGGAGAAGTAACCGGAGGACCGTTAGGATGGCCGCAGATTCGCGGTGGTGGAGGCTTAAATGATCGGTAAATGTAGCCAATAAGACAAACAAGGATCGCAACCGTCACCGAAAACatcattattcttttatattaacctgaaaacacttttaaaagatTGGTGTTACTTAAcaagaaatccaaaaaatatgaTCTGATATAAGAATGTTAGAGATATAAAGAGAGGGGACCTGATTTTTAGGTGAATATGATTTGAGATGGAGAGATGCTTGTAGGCTTGGTGAAACTAATGAACTCATATTTATACTAGAAAATCCATATTTGGGAAAACTTACAAAGAGTCTTAAGTTAGTGTGTATGAAAATTCctctcttgtttttgtttttttttcttaatatacaTTCTCAGTTTAATTATCAGAGAAATtagtaaaagagagagaatgaaaAGAGACACAATCACCGTCTGATTGCAATCCACTTGTTGACGTAGCAGACAGTAGGAGGATGGTAGTAGTAGCACGCATTATTGTGACGTTGACATGCGTAATTGCTGTCTTATAATCACCATCTCTTTTGACTATGACTCTTAGAGCCGTACTAGTATTATTGTTGCATTGTCATCACGGGTCAGATTCATTTCATACAATGTATCTTGTTAACAGAAAGCCAAAAAGAAATTCtaatttgttcttttctcATGAATCTTCATG includes:
- a CDS encoding alpha/beta-Hydrolases superfamily protein (alpha/beta-Hydrolases superfamily protein; FUNCTIONS IN: catalytic activity; INVOLVED IN: biological_process unknown; LOCATED IN: cell wall, vacuole, plant-type cell wall; EXPRESSED IN: 19 plant structures; EXPRESSED DURING: 12 growth stages; CONTAINS InterPro DOMAIN/s: Alpha/beta hydrolase fold-1 (InterPro:IPR000073); BEST Arabidopsis thaliana protein match is: alpha/beta-Hydrolases superfamily protein (TAIR:AT2G36290.1); Has 866 Blast hits to 864 proteins in 211 species: Archae - 4; Bacteria - 450; Metazoa - 1; Fungi - 48; Plants - 314; Viruses - 0; Other Eukaryotes - 49 (source: NCBI BLink).), which gives rise to MMFSVTVAILVCLIGYIYRSFKPPPPRICGHPNGPPVTSPRIKLSDGRYLAYRESGVDRDNANYKIIVVHGFNSSKDTEFPIPKDVIEELGIYFVFYDRAGYGESDPHPSRTVKSEAYDIQELADKLKIGPKFYVLGISLGAYSVYSCLKYIPHRLAGAVLMVPFVNYWWTKVPQEKLSKALELMPKKDQWTFKVAHYVPWLLYWWLTQKLFPSSSMVTGNNALCSDKDLVVIKKKMENPRPGLEKVRQQGDHECLHRDMIAGFATWEFDPTELENPFAEGEGSVHVWQGMEDRIIPYEINRYISEKLPWIKYHEVLGYGHLLNAEEEKCKDIIKALLVN